In Campylobacter sp. MG1, a single window of DNA contains:
- a CDS encoding ABC transporter permease — translation MKFKILLTLILFAILGIFYIYSPNVYSNYKIYYSYLISIPIILILAAGLFPLVLAREFDMSFVSIVALSSFIFTYLINLGVNEFISLFACFLTGILCALLNAFLVLNINVNSIIATIGTSFLIRGIATILCGGLSISLDNDIKYLNYIFTYRLFDAIPMQSIWAVLVYIFLYLLIFRLKIGSGILFCGDKASLMMGYKPKLIKLSLFINSGILSSLAGVILSLEFSNWWPSLADGYMLIIFAAIFIGGISSNGGKGSVYGVFIGCIIIGILESGIVAMGYDAYYTRFVYGLIIVLCVAFYSILRNKL, via the coding sequence ATGAAATTTAAAATTTTATTAACGCTTATATTATTTGCCATTTTAGGTATTTTTTATATTTATTCACCAAATGTATATTCTAATTATAAAATTTATTATTCTTATTTAATTAGCATTCCTATTATATTAATCCTTGCTGCTGGACTTTTTCCTTTAGTATTAGCTCGTGAATTTGATATGAGTTTTGTATCAATCGTAGCTCTTAGTTCTTTTATTTTTACATATTTAATAAATTTAGGAGTCAATGAATTTATATCTCTTTTTGCTTGTTTTTTAACTGGAATCTTATGCGCCTTACTCAATGCTTTTTTAGTGTTAAATATTAATGTAAATTCAATAATTGCAACTATAGGAACAAGCTTTTTAATAAGAGGAATAGCTACTATTTTATGTGGTGGATTATCAATTAGCTTGGATAATGATATAAAATATTTAAATTATATTTTTACATATAGATTGTTTGATGCTATCCCTATGCAAAGTATTTGGGCTGTATTAGTTTATATATTTTTATATCTACTTATTTTTAGACTTAAAATAGGTAGTGGGATTTTATTTTGTGGTGATAAAGCTTCTTTAATGATGGGGTATAAACCAAAACTTATAAAACTATCATTGTTTATAAATTCCGGTATTTTAAGCTCTCTTGCTGGGGTTATTTTAAGTCTTGAATTTTCTAATTGGTGGCCTAGTCTTGCTGATGGTTATATGTTAATAATTTTTGCAGCAATTTTTATAGGTGGGATTTCTAGCAATGGTGGCAAGGGTAGTGTTTATGGCGTTTTTATAGGTTGCATAATTATAGGAATTTTAGAATCAGGCATTGTAGCGATGGGTTATGATGCGTATTATACAAGGTTTGTTTATGGGCTTATAATTGTGCTTTGCGTGGCGTTTTACTCAATTTTAAGGAATAAATTATGA
- a CDS encoding acyl-CoA dehydratase activase: MKYFVGIDIGSTATKVAILRENKNEIFMLKSMPSGYNSKDTSLDILKWLNDLDIDENNSKIIATGYGRISVPYANKSITEITAHAKGAVFLGASDEIIIDIGGQDTKVIILENKRMVDFIMNDKCSAGTGKFIEVMANRLGLSIDEFFKVAKLGTPINITSTCTVFAESEIISLINKNISRNDLAAGVIVSMANKVLSLASKKQSSDKYFLTGGFSQSDFVIKILEEKLNAKVSTHEFSRFAGAIGAALS; the protein is encoded by the coding sequence ATGAAATATTTTGTAGGAATTGATATAGGTTCAACTGCTACCAAGGTTGCTATTTTACGTGAGAATAAGAATGAAATTTTTATGTTAAAATCAATGCCTAGTGGTTATAATTCAAAAGATACTTCTTTAGATATTTTAAAATGGTTAAATGATTTAGACATAGATGAAAATAATTCTAAAATAATAGCTACAGGTTATGGCAGGATTAGTGTGCCGTATGCAAATAAAAGTATTACAGAAATCACAGCTCACGCAAAAGGCGCGGTGTTTTTAGGTGCAAGTGATGAAATAATTATTGATATAGGCGGTCAAGATACAAAGGTAATAATCTTAGAAAATAAGCGAATGGTTGATTTTATAATGAATGATAAATGTTCGGCTGGAACTGGAAAATTTATTGAAGTTATGGCTAATCGTTTAGGTCTTAGCATTGATGAATTTTTTAAAGTAGCCAAGCTTGGAACACCTATTAATATAACTTCAACTTGCACTGTTTTTGCAGAATCAGAAATTATCTCATTGATTAATAAAAATATATCAAGAAATGATTTAGCAGCAGGGGTTATTGTATCTATGGCAAATAAGGTTTTATCATTAGCTAGTAAAAAGCAATCAAGTGATAAATATTTTTTAACAGGTGGATTTAGTCAAAGTGATTTTGTTATAAAAATCTTAGAAGAAAAATTAAATGCAAAGGTTAGTACCCATGAATTTTCAAGATTTGCAGGTGCTATCGGAGCAGCTTTATCATAA
- a CDS encoding double-cubane-cluster-containing anaerobic reductase: protein MKELNKLPDGFDSFAEGVKNKFISLKKLKDEGGKVVGTYCSYVPTELIYAAGAIPLSLCATSEKPIKDAEKHLPSNLCPLIKASYGHAITDTCPFFYYSDFIVGETTCDGKKKMFELMNDIKHTYVMQLPQNNIKESSFLFFEEEVRALKDELEKFYNIKITDEMLKQAIKQGNEERKNLIEFYELSSLNPSPISGLEQFNVTESFGFMYDRVKKNEDLKQKTKEIYKNWEENLKGKIDNRPRILLSGCPLGGVKEKIIKTIEDLGAVVVGFDSCSGLRNQMTLIDENEEPIKAIARKYLKTNCSVMSPNCGRLDDIDYLIDKYKADGVIEVILLACHTFNIESHNVAKFCKSKNTPYLHIESDYSMQDKGQILTRIEAFLELLKESKND from the coding sequence ATGAAAGAATTAAATAAATTACCAGATGGATTTGATAGCTTTGCTGAGGGTGTGAAAAATAAATTTATTTCACTTAAAAAATTAAAAGATGAAGGTGGTAAGGTGGTTGGGACATATTGTTCTTATGTTCCAACAGAACTAATTTATGCAGCAGGTGCGATTCCGCTTAGCTTGTGTGCTACTAGTGAAAAGCCTATTAAAGATGCAGAAAAACATTTACCTAGCAATCTTTGTCCACTTATAAAGGCTTCTTATGGGCACGCAATTACAGATACTTGTCCATTTTTTTATTATTCAGATTTTATAGTTGGTGAAACTACCTGTGATGGTAAGAAAAAAATGTTTGAATTAATGAATGATATTAAACATACTTATGTAATGCAACTACCACAAAATAACATTAAAGAAAGTTCTTTTTTATTTTTTGAAGAAGAGGTTAGAGCTTTAAAAGATGAGCTTGAAAAATTTTACAATATAAAAATTACTGATGAAATGTTAAAACAAGCTATTAAACAAGGCAATGAAGAAAGAAAAAATTTAATTGAATTTTATGAACTCTCAAGTCTAAATCCAAGTCCAATTAGTGGATTAGAACAATTTAATGTAACTGAAAGTTTTGGCTTTATGTATGATAGAGTTAAGAAAAACGAAGATTTAAAACAAAAAACAAAAGAAATTTATAAAAATTGGGAAGAAAATCTTAAAGGTAAGATAGATAATAGGCCTAGAATTTTACTTTCAGGTTGTCCTTTAGGTGGAGTAAAAGAAAAAATTATAAAAACGATTGAGGATTTAGGTGCTGTTGTAGTAGGATTTGATTCTTGTAGTGGTCTTAGAAATCAAATGACTTTAATAGATGAAAATGAAGAGCCAATTAAAGCAATTGCTAGAAAATATCTTAAAACAAATTGTTCAGTTATGAGCCCTAATTGTGGAAGACTTGATGATATTGATTATTTAATTGATAAATATAAAGCCGATGGTGTAATAGAAGTGATTTTATTAGCCTGTCATACTTTTAATATAGAAAGTCATAATGTAGCGAAATTTTGTAAAAGCAAAAATACGCCTTATTTACATATAGAATCAGATTATTCTATGCAAGATAAAGGTCAAATTTTAACGAGAATTGAAGCGTTTTTAGAACTTTTAAAAGAAAGTAAGAATGATTAA
- a CDS encoding aminotransferase class V-fold PLP-dependent enzyme, which produces MIKYFDNAATSFKKPKCVEKAVLNALRSYTNPSRGLYDTALNSARLILETRELVADFFNANDLKGVVFTKNITEALNLLIINLLKPNDLVITSNAEHNAILRPLYQKNGIKIKFLPLDENGNIDFSHLDKNARLLIISHASNVSGNGVDLEKIASWCKEFGVLLAIDSAQSAGELKINAKDIDFLCFTGHKSLLAPTGIGGIIFKDIDTDINFFSGGTGFDTISHFMPKYLPERLEAGTLNLLGIAGLNASLKYIKEKGQANLYNKSMKLAKAFFDGIYDIRGVKIYGDLDEFKSGDFKLKVPIISLNIKDFNSSKVAKILYDKYGICTRAGLHCSPLIHEHFKTINQGMVRFSFSHFNSLKDINYAIKAIKDLI; this is translated from the coding sequence ATGATTAAATATTTTGATAATGCAGCTACAAGTTTTAAAAAACCAAAATGTGTTGAAAAAGCCGTTTTAAACGCACTTAGAAGTTATACAAATCCATCTAGAGGGCTTTATGATACGGCTTTAAATTCCGCTAGATTAATACTTGAAACAAGAGAGCTTGTAGCTGATTTTTTTAATGCTAATGATTTAAAAGGTGTTGTATTTACTAAAAATATTACCGAAGCATTAAATTTGCTTATAATAAATTTATTAAAACCAAATGATTTAGTAATTACTTCAAACGCCGAACACAACGCTATTTTAAGACCACTTTATCAAAAAAATGGTATTAAGATAAAGTTTTTACCGCTAGATGAAAATGGTAATATTGATTTTTCACATTTAGATAAAAATGCAAGGCTTTTAATCATCTCTCATGCATCAAATGTCAGTGGCAATGGCGTTGATTTAGAAAAAATTGCAAGTTGGTGTAAGGAATTTGGTGTTTTATTAGCTATTGATTCAGCACAAAGTGCAGGAGAGCTTAAAATTAATGCAAAAGATATTGATTTTTTGTGTTTTACAGGGCATAAATCACTACTTGCACCGACTGGAATTGGCGGGATTATTTTTAAAGATATTGATACGGATATTAATTTTTTTAGTGGTGGCACTGGATTTGATACGATAAGTCATTTTATGCCAAAATATTTACCTGAAAGGCTTGAAGCAGGAACTTTAAATTTACTTGGTATTGCAGGGCTTAATGCAAGTTTAAAGTATATAAAAGAAAAAGGTCAAGCTAATCTTTATAACAAAAGTATGAAACTTGCTAAAGCTTTTTTTGATGGGATTTATGATATTAGAGGTGTTAAAATTTATGGAGATTTAGACGAGTTTAAAAGCGGTGATTTTAAGCTAAAAGTCCCGATTATAAGTCTTAATATAAAAGACTTTAATTCTAGTAAAGTTGCTAAAATTTTATATGATAAATACGGCATTTGCACAAGAGCAGGGCTTCATTGCTCACCTCTTATTCACGAACATTTTAAGACAATTAATCAAGGTATGGTTAGGTTTAGTTTTTCTCATTTTAACTCTTTAAAAGATATAAATTACGCTATAAAAGCGATAAAGGATTTAATATGA
- a CDS encoding DUF3343 domain-containing protein yields the protein MKLLTVFATTSDVLLAEKVGANLGGEVVALPEELEAGCGMAYLVEIESIEKLKDFFILHNIRFENIYQIKNDNILLN from the coding sequence ATGAAATTACTTACAGTATTTGCTACTACTAGTGATGTTTTATTAGCAGAAAAGGTTGGAGCAAATTTAGGTGGGGAAGTTGTAGCTTTACCTGAAGAGCTAGAAGCTGGTTGTGGAATGGCTTATTTAGTAGAAATTGAAAGCATTGAAAAATTAAAAGATTTTTTTATACTTCACAATATTAGATTTGAAAATATATATCAAATAAAAAATGATAATATATTATTGAATTAA